In a single window of the Alosa sapidissima isolate fAloSap1 chromosome 18, fAloSap1.pri, whole genome shotgun sequence genome:
- the ostc gene encoding oligosaccharyltransferase complex subunit ostc yields METLYSLPFTVLECPNIKLKKPSWLHMPSAMTVYAAVIVSYFLITGGIIYDVIVEPPSVGSMTDEHGHQRPVAFLAYRVNGQYIMEGLASSFLFTMGGLGFIILDRSNAPNIPKLNRFLLLFIGFVSVLLSFFMARVFMRMKLPGYLMG; encoded by the exons ATGGAAACGTTGTACAGTCTTCCGTTCACTGTGTTGGAATGTCCAAATATAAAGCTTAAAAAACCATCATGGCTGCATATGCCTTCTGCTATGACAGTGTATGCGGCGGTCATTGTGTCTTACTTTCTCATCACTGGAG GCATTATTTATGATGTAATTGTGGAACCACCAAGTGTCGGCTCTATGACTGATGAGCATGGTCATCAGAGACCCGTGGCTTTCCTGGCCTACAG GGTGAACGGGCAGTACATCATGGAGGGTCTGGCCTCGAGCTTCCTCTTCACCATGGGCGGCCTAGGTTTCATCATCCTGGACCGTTCCAACGCACCCAACATCCCTAAGCTGAACCGCTTCCTGCTGCTCTTCATCGGCTTCGTCAGCGTTCTCCTCAGCTTCTTCATGGCCCGTGTCTTCATGAGGATGAAGCTCCC TGGTTACCTCATGGGCTAG